Proteins encoded together in one Riemerella anatipestifer window:
- a CDS encoding helix-turn-helix domain-containing protein translates to MIVKQILKDKGMTAKELAESIGMSETGLSIALSEKGNPSLSTLKKIAEILNVSLAELFGGNGGGIMGFVEYKGIIHKIKSFEDLQKILDLRK, encoded by the coding sequence ATGATAGTAAAGCAGATTCTGAAAGATAAAGGAATGACGGCAAAGGAACTCGCCGAGAGTATCGGAATGTCAGAGACTGGGCTGTCTATTGCCCTATCCGAAAAAGGAAATCCCTCTTTATCAACTCTAAAAAAAATAGCAGAAATTTTAAATGTTTCTTTGGCTGAACTATTTGGAGGAAATGGAGGCGGTATAATGGGCTTTGTGGAATACAAAGGCATTATTCATAAGATAAAATCTTTTGAAGACCTGCAAAAAATTTTAGATTTGCGAAAATAG